A window of the Lolium perenne isolate Kyuss_39 chromosome 7, Kyuss_2.0, whole genome shotgun sequence genome harbors these coding sequences:
- the LOC127311423 gene encoding uncharacterized protein produces MERGRDGRNDPFGAGGQFAGFGAGGFGPLGGPMPSLFGGRDPFDDPFFTQPFGGRMGGPGMFGPMGGPGMFGAFGAGDGFLEQAPPPRSSNPGRPVITEIDDDEEEDGEHGARHDSYVQEPDDGIDGMQGGQVQLRRDPNRANGGGGQPQSRTFTYQSSSVTYGGINGAYYTASKTRRSGRDGITVEESKEADTTTKEATHRISRGIHDKGHSVTKKLKSDGKVDSTQILHNLNEDELPGFEESWRGNAGHQLPGWNQNAGISNGDNSGSRHVDGGRQPAQSWALPGMQQLQDPRRRDNGRPKSSRIIPIS; encoded by the exons ATGGAGCGAGGGCGGGACGGAAGGAACGACCCCTTCGGCGCGGGCGGCCAGTTCGCCGGATTTGGCGCCGGGGGTTTCGGGCCTCTCGGTGGACCGATGCCCAGCCTGTTCGGGGGCAGGGATCCGTTCGACGACCCGTTCTTCACCCAGCCGTTCGGGGGCAGGATGGGCGGCCCCGGGATGTTCGGGCCGATGGGCGGCCCTGGCATGTTCGGCGCGTTCGGGGCCGGGGACGGGTTCCTCGAGCAAGCTCCTCCTCCGAGGAGCAGCAATCCCGGAAGGCCTGTCATAACGGAgattgatgatgacgaggaggaggacggggaACATGGCGCCCGCCATGACTCCTATGTTCAGGAGCCGGATGATGGGATTGATG GGATGCAAGGGGGCCAGGTTCAGCTGCGGCGAGACCCCAACAGGGCGAATGGTGGCGGCGGCCAGCCGCAGTCCCGCACGTTCACGTACCAGAGCTCCTCGGTGACCTACGGCGGTATTAATGGAGCCTACTACACTGCTTCCAAGACCCGGAGGAGCGGCCGTGATGGA ATCACTGTGGAAGAAAGCAAGGAAGCAGACACAACAACTAAAGAGGCTACTCATAGGATCTCCAGAGGAATTCATGATAAG GGACACTCGGTAACAAAGAAACTGAAATCAGACGGGAAGGTGGACAGTACACAGATATTGCACAATCTAAATGAAG ATGAGTTACCAGGGTTTGAGGAATCATGGAGGGGAAATGCTGGACATCAGTTACCAGGATGGAACCAAAATGCTGGGATATCCAATGGTGATAACTCTG GTAGCCGACATGTCGATGGTGGCAGGCAGCCTGCACAGAGTTGGGCGCTCCCGGGAATGCAGCAACTCCAGGATCCTAGGAGGAGGGACAACGGGAGGCCGAAGTCATCACGAATCATTCCAATCTCCTGA
- the LOC127311424 gene encoding putative transferase At4g12130, mitochondrial: MLLPLARRLLLRAPPRRRLLHTSPPTDPGTLACRLASRAVVRFRGPEAARFLNSLLTNDLRARAPSSEPPRYAPTPNVPARAPRPVYAALLTPQGRFLYDLLLYRPAPRSQMLDRTGSAPETGERPGGADEEEREVLADVDAAEVDDLLACFKRYRLRSKVEIDNVSEEFLCWQRFGTDVAHAEPSTQEPEAQSIGWGQGTDHAAESSAQGNGHGWQWLKDPRLDILGYRGIFPADTIPPLVEADKEADERHYLLWRIENGVAEGSTEIPKGEAIPLEYNFAGLNAISFEKGCYIGQELIARTHHRGVIRKRLIPLKFVDENDKEVEQAVAPGSDVVDEVSGKKVGTVSTALGSRGMGLLRLDEALKQNSSLAISENRDVRVRAIKPDWWPVEWTQGVEQQSAAA; the protein is encoded by the exons ATGCTGCTGCCGCTCGCCCGCCGCCTGCTGCTACGCGCTCCACCCCGCCGCCGGCTCCTCCACACGAGCCCGCCGACGGACCCGGGCACCCTCGCCTGCCGCCTGGCCTCCCGCGCCGTGGTCCGCTTCCGGGGCCCGGAGGCGGCGCGCTTCctcaactcgctcctcaccaacgACCTCCGAGCCCGCGCGCCCTCCTCCGAGCCGCCCCGCTACGCGCCCACGCCCAACGTGCCCGCGCGCGCGCCGCGCCCCGTCTACGCCGCGCTGCTCACGCCCCAGGGCCGCTTCCTCTACGACCTCCTCCTCTACCGCCCCGCCCCGCGGTCCCAGATGCTCGACCGCACCGGCTCCGCGCCCGAGACCGGGGAGAGGCCCGGTGGGGCCGACGAGGAGGAGCGGGAGGTGCTCGCCGACGTCGACGCCGCCGAGGTCGACGACCTCCTCGCCTGCTTCAAGAG ATATCGGCTTAGGAGCAAGGTTGAGATAGATAATGTGAGTGAGGAGTTCTTGTGCTGGCAAAGATTTGGAACCGACGTGGCACATGCTGAGCCTTCCACTCAGGAACCTGAGGCTCAATCCATTGGCTGGGGACAAGGTACTGACCATGCTGCCGAGTCATCTGCACAGGGGAACGGTCATGGTTGGCAGTGGCTCAAAGATCCCCGGCTCGATATTCTTGGATATAGAGGAATCTTTCCAGCTGATACAATAC CACCACTTGTTGAGGCTGACAAAGAAGCAGATGAGCGCCATTATTTACTCTGGCGCATAGAGAATGGGGTTGCAGAGGGCTCAACTGAGATACCGAAAG GCGAAGCAATTCCACTCGAGTACAACTTCGCAGGCCTGAATGCTATTTCATTCGAAAAGGGCTGCTATATTGGCCAGGAGCTTATTGCACGGACGCACCACCGTGGTGTCATTAGAAAGCGCCTGATACCCTTGAAGTTTGTAGATGAAAACGACAAAG AAGTCGAGCAGGCTGTTGCTCCAGGCTCTGATGTCGTGGACGAGGTTTCTGGTAAGAAAGTCGGTACAGTAAGCACCGCTCTCGGCAGCCGTGGAATGGGCCTGTTGCGCCTAGATGAAGCACTGAAGCAAAATTCATCCCTTGCCATCAGCGAAAATAGGGATGTAAGGGTGAGGGCGATTAAACCAGACTGGTGGCCGGTTGAGTGGACACAGGGAGTAGAACAACAGAGCGCAGCCGCTTGA